The segment GGGAGTGAAGACGTCTAAATACGAGTATGCCACAGACCTGAAGAGCTTTAAGGCGGCGTGCGAGAAGATCGGGTATCCGTGCGTGTCAAAGCCCATCATGTCATCAAGCGGAAAGGGCTCGTATTTCTTAAAGAGCTCTAAGGACGTGGACATAGCTTTCAAGGAGGCGGCCAAGGCAAGGGGCGCGTCCGACAAAATAATAGTCGAGGAGTTTATCGACTTCGATATTGAGATAACGGCACTTTCCGTGCATTACCGCGACGACGACGGAAAGGAGAAAAGCAAGTTCGTAAAGCCGCTCGGGCACTATCAGATAAGCGGCGACTATCACTCTTCATGGCATCCGTGGATAGAGGAGACTGAAGAGAACGCGAAGATGATCAAGAAGATAGAGAAGGACATTTACGACTGCGCAGAACGCATCATGAACAAGCTTGGCGGTTTCGGCTTATTCGCCCATGAGATGTTCATCGACCTGAAGAACGGGAAGGTCTATGCCAATGAGACGGCGTGCAGGCCGCATGACACAGGGCTTGTCACCCTTGCGTCGATGCCGCTGGGGTATTCGGAATTCGCGCTGCATGCGAAAGCGGTCCTCGGCCTGCCCATAAAATGGGACAGCAGGGTCATAGATCCTCGCGCAAAGGCGGCGTCGCACGTGATATTATCCCATACCGAGGGATGGTACCCGCAGTACAAGGTTGCGGGCGCATATGACGCTGACACTAACATTTTACTATTCGGAAAGCCTGAGACCTATGACGAGAGAAGGCTCGGTGTAGTGCTTTCGTGCGCCGGAACGGTAGATGAGGCGTGCCGCAAGGCCCAGAACAGCGCCCATAAGGTCCAGGTCTCGGCCAATGATAAATGGGCAGACCAGGAAATTACCGAAAAGCACTATTAGTAGAAGCGCTGTCATAGAAAAAACGAAAGGTGGAAAATTGA is part of the Methanooceanicella nereidis genome and harbors:
- the purT gene encoding formate-dependent phosphoribosylglycinamide formyltransferase, with product MSIKARKTLGTPYANGAKLLFLGAGELGKETMIEAQRMGIEIVAVDRYANSPGMQVAHKSYVTNMKSERALLAIVEREKPDAIIPEIEAINTDTLFKLEKEGFFVAPCAKAVWTAMHRERLREAIASAGVKTSKYEYATDLKSFKAACEKIGYPCVSKPIMSSSGKGSYFLKSSKDVDIAFKEAAKARGASDKIIVEEFIDFDIEITALSVHYRDDDGKEKSKFVKPLGHYQISGDYHSSWHPWIEETEENAKMIKKIEKDIYDCAERIMNKLGGFGLFAHEMFIDLKNGKVYANETACRPHDTGLVTLASMPLGYSEFALHAKAVLGLPIKWDSRVIDPRAKAASHVILSHTEGWYPQYKVAGAYDADTNILLFGKPETYDERRLGVVLSCAGTVDEACRKAQNSAHKVQVSANDKWADQEITEKHY